In Phosphitispora fastidiosa, the following proteins share a genomic window:
- a CDS encoding UbiD family decarboxylase, with translation MHNNLRSFLATLKREKLIIEVGAEVDPYLELAEIHRRVIEEEGPALLFTNVRGSSFPVVTNLFGTRHRVELAMGPRPQQILKKVSGAMDRLLPPKLKNLWGERDWLLSIAKSGLNRVSRDKAPVLQEKQAEVNLGELPVLTSWQDDGGPFVTLPLVYTEHPQNREHNLGMYRIQIFSKNQTGMHWQIHKGGGFHYHEAEKLNRPLPVTLFLGGPPALIIAAITALPEPLPELIYTSFLMGEKMNMAEVAGHAHRLIAEAEFAICGEVPPHERKPEGPFGDHYGYYSLTHDFPVFNVKQVYHRRDAIYPATVVGKPRQEDYYIAEWMQDLLAPMFPVLMPGVKSLWAYGEAGVHSLAAAVVRESYFREALGHAFRILGEGQLTLTKFLMVTDVVLDLKDFPSLLENILRRFNPARDLIIIDDTAMDTLDYTGRRFNRGSKAIMLGLGEPVREIPGEYTGGQLQGIDVVRPYCRGCLMVSGSSFEDAPGLAEELVKNSRTRLEEWPLVVLVDDAAGIMDQTGFLWTVFTRFDPAWDIYADYKVRNNKIRYEGPVIIDARMKPQYPAELIPREDIVRKVSERWSELFDV, from the coding sequence ATGCACAATAACCTGAGGAGTTTTCTGGCAACACTTAAAAGGGAAAAACTGATTATTGAGGTAGGTGCCGAGGTTGACCCATATCTGGAGCTTGCAGAGATTCACCGCAGGGTCATAGAGGAGGAAGGCCCGGCATTGCTGTTTACAAATGTCAGGGGCAGCAGCTTCCCGGTTGTTACTAATCTTTTCGGTACCCGCCATAGAGTGGAACTGGCCATGGGGCCAAGGCCGCAGCAAATCCTGAAAAAGGTATCAGGAGCGATGGACAGGCTGCTGCCCCCGAAGCTGAAAAACCTCTGGGGGGAACGTGACTGGCTTTTGAGTATTGCCAAGAGCGGCCTTAACCGGGTTAGCCGCGATAAGGCTCCGGTACTGCAGGAGAAGCAGGCCGAAGTAAACCTTGGGGAACTTCCGGTACTGACAAGCTGGCAGGACGATGGGGGCCCCTTTGTTACCCTGCCTCTGGTCTATACCGAACACCCTCAAAACAGGGAACATAACCTGGGAATGTACCGGATTCAGATATTTTCCAAAAACCAGACCGGGATGCACTGGCAGATACATAAGGGAGGCGGGTTCCATTACCATGAAGCGGAAAAGCTGAACCGGCCGCTTCCGGTAACCCTGTTCCTGGGAGGACCTCCGGCCTTGATTATAGCGGCTATTACGGCCCTGCCCGAGCCCCTGCCGGAGCTGATTTATACTTCCTTCCTGATGGGAGAAAAAATGAATATGGCTGAGGTGGCGGGACATGCCCATAGATTGATAGCTGAGGCCGAGTTTGCCATCTGTGGGGAGGTTCCTCCCCATGAACGGAAACCGGAAGGGCCTTTTGGGGATCATTACGGCTATTATTCATTGACTCACGATTTCCCGGTATTTAATGTCAAACAGGTCTATCACCGCCGGGATGCCATTTACCCGGCCACAGTGGTGGGGAAACCGCGGCAGGAGGATTATTATATCGCAGAATGGATGCAGGACCTGCTGGCACCCATGTTTCCTGTCCTGATGCCAGGGGTAAAATCCCTCTGGGCCTATGGCGAGGCCGGAGTTCATTCCCTGGCGGCGGCAGTTGTCAGGGAGAGTTATTTCCGGGAAGCGCTGGGTCATGCCTTCAGGATACTTGGCGAAGGCCAGCTGACCCTGACCAAATTCCTCATGGTAACCGATGTAGTACTCGACCTTAAAGATTTCCCCAGCTTGCTGGAAAATATCCTGAGACGTTTTAACCCGGCTCGTGACCTGATTATAATTGATGACACGGCCATGGATACTCTTGATTACACGGGGCGTCGTTTTAACCGGGGCAGCAAGGCCATTATGCTGGGACTGGGTGAACCGGTGCGGGAAATTCCCGGGGAATATACCGGGGGACAGCTTCAGGGCATCGATGTGGTAAGACCTTACTGCAGGGGATGCCTGATGGTTTCAGGCAGTTCTTTTGAAGATGCACCGGGCCTGGCGGAAGAGTTGGTGAAAAATTCCCGCACCCGGCTGGAAGAGTGGCCCCTTGTGGTCTTGGTTGACGATGCCGCCGGAATTATGGATCAGACCGGGTTCCTGTGGACAGTCTTTACCCGTTTTGACCCGGCATGGGATATATATGCTGATTATAAGGTGAGAAACAACAAAATCAGGTATGAGGGACCTGTTATAATTGATGCCCGGATGAAACCCCAGTATCCCGCAGAACTTATTCCCCGGGAAGATATTGTCAGGAAGGTTTCTGAGCGGTGGAGTGAATTGTTTGATGTGTAG
- a CDS encoding sigma-54-dependent Fis family transcriptional regulator, whose translation MRMEAKIIQDLIETMAPFLNCDLGVCQSDLKAIAGTGTYKENIGRSRPDTFLKQVVRTGQPFVMENRASSLGCQNCKGKANCPYQAVIYHPILSEEKILGVVYLMSKNNLTNNVDSNFSLIRNLSTLISNYYFTYTGYIHDEAFMEALLNNFDDPVMIIDSEGYINKFNLQAKKLFELNSRDKRNIKHFYPNFSFGENVGNQTNAKSKSSLYINPVNDIGYIIKMNSSTCIPALANKSAFSGIIGKSLIINEIKQQTTIISSVDSTILIRGESGTGKELFARAIHESSSRKIKPFISINCSAIPDNLLESELFGYDEGAFTGAKIGGKKGKFEIANEGSIFLDEIGDMPLALQAKLLRVMETSVIEKLGCTKIVNVKVRIIAATNKNLEEMVSEGTFREDLYYRLNVIPLEIPPLRTRREDIPLLTEYFLNIFKKKFNKNLSIDNSVQCLINEYNWPGNIRELKNLIEYCVAMENSSKITTRSLPKWFVLNAYEKTLESPDKVAGIKVVEKKAIEKALLMFENSTNGKKEAAKLLGISLQSLYRKIKQYNINSTKIIL comes from the coding sequence ATGAGAATGGAAGCAAAGATAATTCAGGATTTAATCGAAACAATGGCCCCATTTTTAAATTGCGATTTAGGGGTATGTCAAAGCGATTTAAAAGCCATTGCAGGAACAGGGACTTATAAGGAAAATATAGGCAGGTCCAGGCCTGATACCTTTTTAAAACAGGTGGTTAGAACCGGTCAACCCTTTGTAATGGAAAACAGAGCCAGTTCTTTGGGCTGTCAGAACTGCAAAGGTAAAGCAAACTGTCCCTACCAAGCAGTTATTTACCATCCAATATTGTCCGAGGAAAAAATCTTAGGTGTAGTATATCTTATGTCAAAGAATAACCTAACAAATAATGTTGATTCAAATTTCTCTTTAATCAGAAACCTTTCAACTTTGATTTCAAATTACTATTTTACATATACAGGTTATATTCATGACGAAGCTTTCATGGAAGCTCTTTTAAATAACTTTGATGACCCGGTAATGATTATTGACAGTGAAGGCTACATTAACAAGTTTAATTTACAAGCTAAGAAACTGTTTGAGTTAAACAGCAGAGATAAACGTAATATCAAACATTTTTACCCAAATTTTAGTTTTGGGGAAAACGTGGGAAACCAAACCAATGCCAAATCAAAATCCTCCCTTTACATTAATCCCGTTAATGACATTGGATACATTATAAAAATGAACTCTAGTACCTGTATTCCTGCTCTCGCTAATAAATCAGCTTTTTCCGGCATAATCGGCAAATCTTTAATAATAAATGAAATTAAGCAGCAAACAACAATAATATCCAGTGTTGACTCTACAATATTAATAAGAGGTGAGTCCGGAACAGGGAAAGAGTTGTTTGCCAGGGCTATTCATGAATCCAGTTCAAGAAAAATAAAACCTTTCATTTCAATTAACTGTAGTGCAATACCGGATAATTTGTTAGAGAGCGAGCTATTTGGTTATGACGAAGGAGCATTTACTGGAGCTAAAATAGGGGGAAAGAAAGGTAAATTTGAAATAGCAAATGAAGGCTCAATATTTTTGGATGAAATTGGTGACATGCCATTAGCGTTGCAAGCCAAGTTATTACGGGTTATGGAAACCAGTGTTATTGAAAAATTGGGCTGTACAAAAATCGTTAACGTAAAGGTTAGGATAATTGCGGCGACAAATAAAAATCTTGAAGAAATGGTAAGTGAAGGAACCTTTAGAGAAGATTTATATTATCGCTTGAATGTAATACCTTTAGAAATACCTCCCCTGCGAACTAGACGGGAAGATATACCTTTGTTAACTGAATATTTTTTAAATATTTTCAAAAAGAAGTTCAATAAAAATTTATCTATTGACAATTCTGTCCAATGCCTGATTAATGAATATAATTGGCCAGGGAATATCCGAGAGCTTAAAAACTTAATTGAATACTGTGTCGCTATGGAAAACAGTTCCAAAATAACCACAAGAAGCCTCCCCAAGTGGTTTGTTTTAAATGCTTATGAGAAAACCCTTGAATCTCCAGATAAAGTAGCGGGTATAAAAGTTGTAGAAAAAAAGGCCATAGAAAAAGCTCTGCTTATGTTTGAAAATTCTACAAACGGAAAAAAGGAGGCGGCCAAATTATTGGGTATAAGTTTACAAAGCCTTTACCGAAAGATTAAACAATACAATATAAATTCAACAAAAATTATACTCTAA
- a CDS encoding phenylacetate--CoA ligase family protein, whose protein sequence is MKFATEKLNFMSQEQIKQYQFEKLSNQLKYCYNNSEFYRKRFKDAGALPGDIKSIEDFRELPVFMTKVLERESQRESLERYGHPFGMHLCCRPEELTLTSTTSGTTGIPTFTYTFSHRDINGLQAQNWAHMFKCGGVSPGDRVLFCYALGIYATTMVLWGIRKLGALPIDVDVRGGSEPILQFADLVKPYAGCFTPSLAEYLIGRSQDVIGKPVSELGFKALFLTGEPAVGIPEVKQRLEDAYKCRIYDYMAQGGGSFGLSCDSDEYHGMHCYAPDYNLYQDDIIDPETKKPIDIVEGAIGEAVHTSLDRDAVPVIRYAYGDIVQVYTEKCPACGFAGKRVKVIGRSDDMLIVKGANIYPAAIKNVIAEFIPKITGEMRIVLDTPPPRVVPPLKVKLEYGKGMGSDQLPGLEAEINKQLHARVRLTPKIIWVPPGSMEKSMRKTPLFEKNY, encoded by the coding sequence TTGAAATTCGCTACCGAAAAACTTAATTTCATGAGCCAGGAGCAGATAAAACAATACCAATTTGAGAAACTATCAAATCAATTAAAGTACTGCTATAATAATTCAGAATTCTACCGAAAAAGATTTAAAGATGCTGGTGCACTTCCTGGAGATATCAAATCAATTGAAGATTTCAGAGAATTGCCTGTTTTCATGACCAAAGTATTAGAACGGGAAAGCCAGAGGGAATCACTTGAAAGATATGGCCATCCCTTTGGAATGCACCTATGCTGCCGCCCGGAAGAACTGACGTTAACTTCTACTACATCCGGGACTACCGGTATACCTACATTTACCTATACCTTTTCACATCGGGACATCAATGGCTTGCAAGCGCAAAACTGGGCACATATGTTCAAGTGTGGTGGAGTTTCACCGGGGGACAGAGTTTTATTTTGTTATGCCCTGGGGATTTACGCCACAACAATGGTTTTATGGGGAATAAGAAAATTGGGTGCTTTACCCATAGATGTAGATGTTCGCGGAGGTTCCGAGCCGATTTTGCAGTTTGCAGATTTGGTAAAACCTTATGCTGGCTGTTTTACTCCATCTTTGGCAGAGTATCTTATCGGCAGATCTCAGGATGTTATTGGTAAACCGGTCAGCGAATTGGGATTTAAAGCGCTTTTCCTGACCGGCGAGCCCGCCGTGGGAATTCCCGAAGTCAAACAGCGTTTAGAAGATGCGTATAAATGCAGGATTTATGATTATATGGCCCAGGGTGGGGGATCATTTGGTTTATCATGCGATTCGGATGAGTATCACGGGATGCACTGTTATGCACCTGATTACAATTTGTATCAGGACGATATTATTGATCCTGAGACAAAAAAGCCTATCGATATTGTTGAAGGCGCAATTGGTGAAGCAGTTCATACTTCCCTGGATCGCGATGCTGTACCGGTCATTAGATACGCATATGGCGACATTGTGCAAGTATACACAGAAAAGTGCCCGGCCTGCGGTTTTGCAGGAAAGCGCGTCAAAGTTATCGGTCGGTCCGACGACATGCTCATTGTAAAAGGAGCAAACATTTATCCTGCAGCCATTAAGAACGTTATCGCCGAGTTCATACCCAAAATAACAGGAGAAATGAGAATAGTTTTGGATACTCCTCCCCCGAGAGTGGTTCCGCCACTTAAAGTTAAATTGGAGTACGGTAAAGGCATGGGTAGTGACCAATTACCGGGTTTGGAAGCGGAAATAAATAAACAGCTTCACGCAAGAGTAAGGCTCACACCTAAAATTATCTGGGTTCCACCGGGGTCCATGGAAAAATCAATGAGGAAAACACCTCTGTTCGAAAAGAATTATTAG
- a CDS encoding MFS transporter, whose translation MKNLRWVMVIGVCLIGFLAYIDRVNLSVAAAPIMKEYNFSATQMGLILGAMFPGYLIFNVIGGAIMDRFAPTKFLMFAIAVWSLSTAWFTQITSFGLFYLSRFIFGSAEGFMPVYNTKIISNWMLPNERGRSQASWIAATLIGMAIGAPVSGLMIKAYGWRTLFYIFTAFGFVIIAVLLTVMKDSPKEHRRISREELEMIESTLEKERLNKAHTAGEVATRAEIFGLLKDPYLWLISIGYFTAISMWWANLTWLPGYLVSEKGFTVLKSGYLSAFPFLMGAIGLMCGGFITDHFLKGRRIPLIFLFQLLSPPLVMVAIGSSNNAIMVTAFAISMFFTCGAVGQWWPLPMELFSRKLSATAGGIMSGIGTVGAIIAPVMLGYVFDATKSFYWGFGIIALVTFVGSFISLAISGHEKMLQQKNAEGKGFPQSAA comes from the coding sequence ATGAAAAATCTCCGGTGGGTTATGGTAATTGGTGTCTGTTTAATAGGTTTTCTAGCCTATATTGACCGTGTTAATCTCTCTGTCGCAGCGGCGCCCATTATGAAAGAATATAATTTTTCAGCTACTCAAATGGGATTAATTCTGGGCGCAATGTTTCCCGGTTACTTGATATTTAATGTTATTGGCGGGGCTATCATGGACCGTTTCGCCCCGACAAAATTTCTAATGTTTGCAATTGCTGTATGGTCACTTTCAACTGCGTGGTTCACCCAGATAACCAGTTTTGGTTTATTTTACCTCAGCAGGTTTATTTTTGGGTCTGCCGAAGGATTTATGCCTGTTTATAACACTAAGATTATATCTAACTGGATGCTCCCTAACGAGCGTGGTAGGTCCCAGGCCTCGTGGATTGCTGCCACTCTGATTGGGATGGCAATTGGGGCACCGGTTTCCGGGCTTATGATCAAGGCATATGGCTGGCGCACTTTGTTTTATATCTTCACTGCCTTTGGTTTTGTTATCATTGCTGTCCTTCTTACAGTAATGAAAGACAGTCCGAAGGAACACCGGCGTATTTCGCGGGAAGAATTAGAAATGATCGAATCTACCCTGGAAAAAGAAAGATTGAATAAGGCTCATACTGCCGGTGAAGTAGCTACCAGGGCGGAAATATTCGGCCTGTTAAAGGATCCTTACCTTTGGCTTATTTCGATAGGGTATTTTACAGCAATATCAATGTGGTGGGCTAACCTGACATGGCTTCCCGGCTACCTGGTTAGCGAAAAAGGTTTCACGGTACTAAAATCCGGCTACTTATCAGCTTTTCCTTTCTTGATGGGTGCTATTGGCCTGATGTGCGGAGGGTTTATCACTGACCACTTTTTAAAGGGCCGGCGAATACCTTTAATATTCTTATTTCAGTTATTGTCCCCACCTTTGGTGATGGTGGCTATTGGCAGCTCTAATAACGCAATTATGGTTACGGCCTTTGCAATTTCCATGTTCTTTACCTGTGGAGCGGTAGGGCAATGGTGGCCGCTGCCTATGGAGCTTTTTTCCCGTAAGTTGTCGGCTACAGCCGGGGGCATCATGAGCGGCATTGGCACTGTAGGCGCTATTATCGCTCCGGTTATGTTAGGGTATGTTTTTGACGCAACAAAATCCTTTTACTGGGGTTTTGGAATCATTGCTTTAGTTACCTTTGTCGGAAGTTTTATTTCACTGGCGATTTCCGGGCACGAAAAAATGCTGCAGCAGAAAAATGCAGAGGGAAAAGGATTTCCCCAATCAGCAGCATAG
- a CDS encoding DUF169 domain-containing protein, whose amino-acid sequence MDGATIHRLLNEYLKLRTPALAFKVFESEQELAKIKGVRKPHWQGTMCQLLTASRTYGWTLGFTKADLGVPNCAAVIGLCEMPPGALQGEMLHEVWFETVEDAKKHMDQMPRIKPGRYSAAAISPLVKERFDPDIILVYGTPAQMIRLIAGLQWNKYERMTFYAVGETACADSIAQCYLSQKPSLAIPCFGERRFGGVMEDELVIALPKHYIAKLMEGLERTERSGIRYPIPFYGVTVDPGPGMPPKYQSYLNRHRTEPK is encoded by the coding sequence TTGGATGGTGCGACAATTCATAGGTTACTTAATGAGTATTTAAAATTGCGAACTCCTGCCCTTGCTTTTAAGGTGTTTGAGAGCGAACAGGAATTAGCTAAGATAAAAGGAGTCAGAAAACCTCACTGGCAAGGGACAATGTGCCAATTGCTAACCGCATCCAGAACTTATGGTTGGACTTTGGGGTTTACCAAAGCTGACCTGGGAGTACCTAACTGTGCGGCGGTAATTGGCCTGTGTGAAATGCCACCGGGAGCATTGCAGGGGGAAATGCTGCATGAAGTTTGGTTTGAGACCGTTGAGGATGCTAAAAAGCATATGGACCAAATGCCCCGGATAAAACCAGGGAGATACTCTGCTGCGGCAATCTCTCCTTTAGTTAAAGAGCGTTTCGACCCCGATATTATTCTTGTCTATGGGACCCCCGCCCAAATGATAAGATTGATAGCCGGATTACAATGGAACAAGTATGAGCGTATGACTTTTTACGCGGTAGGAGAAACAGCCTGTGCTGATTCTATTGCGCAATGTTACTTAAGTCAAAAGCCGTCGCTGGCAATCCCTTGTTTTGGTGAACGAAGGTTTGGCGGGGTAATGGAGGATGAATTAGTAATAGCCCTTCCAAAGCACTATATTGCGAAACTTATGGAAGGACTTGAAAGAACCGAGCGGTCGGGGATAAGATACCCGATACCGTTTTATGGAGTAACTGTTGATCCTGGACCGGGAATGCCGCCAAAGTACCAGTCATATCTTAATCGACACAGAACAGAGCCTAAATAA
- a CDS encoding thiolase family protein yields the protein MSKKVGIVGAGVTPFKGKWVEKTYYELAQMATANTLKDAGMSINDIDGVIYGIYNDIFERTCIPEHPLQGIIGLQNKFGMRVSCGGATGAYAISAAHAYVASGRFKALLVLGVEKATDCFDFQSMSATPEVIKTIGWSGDSFFEQKLGWTAADSYAEVVLAYKDEYPNDLKPEVTARISAQLSEQVRTNEFAQRQFDQVTPEEVMNSRIVVHPFKELEVCVYSEGAAGVIVAEEKTAEAIARNMGQPVIWVTGMGESNEHSFAGKNQKVMPRIMSDHIAAQRAYEMAGIKDPLAEIDIVEVHDAFVPQLAITLAEMGFVPIGNANALIEDGIMLPGGKLLVNPCGGLIYCGHAVGASNIMSVWSARRELIKRGMRKAAVHGTGSTIAQYGVVTILENQG from the coding sequence ATGTCCAAAAAAGTAGGTATTGTAGGAGCAGGGGTGACACCGTTCAAAGGCAAATGGGTTGAAAAGACATATTACGAATTGGCACAGATGGCCACAGCCAATACACTTAAGGATGCCGGTATGTCGATTAATGATATTGACGGTGTAATTTACGGGATCTACAACGATATTTTCGAGCGGACCTGCATCCCGGAACACCCGTTGCAGGGGATTATCGGTCTGCAAAATAAGTTTGGGATGCGTGTTTCCTGCGGCGGCGCCACTGGCGCATATGCTATATCGGCTGCTCACGCTTATGTGGCTTCCGGAAGGTTTAAAGCTCTATTAGTGCTTGGGGTTGAAAAGGCCACGGATTGCTTTGATTTCCAGTCTATGTCGGCCACCCCGGAGGTCATTAAGACAATTGGCTGGTCAGGGGACAGCTTTTTCGAGCAGAAACTGGGCTGGACGGCGGCGGACAGTTATGCAGAAGTAGTTTTGGCTTACAAGGACGAGTATCCAAATGATTTGAAACCTGAAGTAACTGCCCGTATATCGGCCCAATTGAGCGAACAGGTTAGGACGAACGAATTTGCTCAGCGGCAGTTTGACCAGGTAACCCCGGAGGAAGTAATGAACTCAAGAATAGTAGTCCACCCCTTCAAGGAACTTGAAGTTTGTGTATACTCCGAAGGGGCCGCCGGTGTGATTGTAGCTGAAGAAAAGACTGCCGAGGCAATCGCCAGAAACATGGGCCAGCCGGTGATCTGGGTCACTGGGATGGGTGAATCAAATGAACACTCCTTCGCCGGTAAGAACCAAAAGGTGATGCCCCGCATCATGTCTGATCACATCGCGGCCCAAAGGGCTTATGAGATGGCGGGCATCAAAGATCCCCTGGCAGAAATTGATATAGTGGAAGTCCATGACGCCTTTGTCCCTCAATTGGCAATTACCCTTGCCGAGATGGGATTTGTCCCGATAGGAAATGCCAATGCCTTAATTGAAGACGGAATCATGCTCCCGGGAGGCAAGCTGCTGGTCAACCCCTGCGGTGGGCTAATATATTGCGGTCATGCCGTCGGCGCCAGTAACATTATGTCCGTCTGGTCCGCCAGGCGGGAGCTGATCAAGCGCGGTATGCGCAAGGCTGCGGTGCATGGGACAGGGAGCACAATAGCCCAGTACGGTGTAGTGACTATCCTGGAGAACCAGGGATAA
- a CDS encoding zinc ribbon domain-containing protein: MSQDNQDYLIVNDAMFTFYKRSMGELSAFFLALRDEKKILGTRCPKCGMVRVPVIMTRCPDCDFVEMETIEAADMGVMLSTPPITYFANALFQKQVPFGRGRLVLDGADTAVSVNFYTTKGILVPGIVTKGTRMKVVWRDNREGAITDFFCVPASELTPEQVAKKGLLESEIDWDTVVEPELPTATAADGDSFKAALAELRQVAEEMNTCERAQKDIANWYRDVLVKTTGGSFSISIRDGVFEIKEEIPASPDFTMVLADPATLVNGITYRGSLTQAIMSKDLWISKNAEFTTIFKLERMARSLARSKKS, translated from the coding sequence GTGTCCCAAGACAACCAGGATTACCTGATTGTAAATGATGCTATGTTTACGTTCTACAAACGTTCGATGGGGGAGTTATCAGCTTTCTTCCTGGCTTTACGGGATGAGAAAAAGATCCTGGGCACTAGATGCCCCAAGTGCGGGATGGTTCGTGTACCGGTAATCATGACCCGCTGTCCGGACTGCGATTTTGTAGAGATGGAAACCATAGAGGCCGCAGATATGGGCGTAATGCTCTCAACTCCCCCGATCACTTACTTCGCCAACGCCCTCTTCCAAAAGCAGGTTCCCTTTGGGCGCGGCCGGTTGGTATTGGATGGCGCTGACACCGCTGTATCCGTTAACTTCTATACAACCAAAGGCATCCTGGTTCCTGGCATCGTCACCAAAGGCACTAGGATGAAGGTAGTATGGCGCGATAACCGCGAAGGGGCCATCACTGACTTTTTCTGTGTCCCCGCCTCAGAGCTAACCCCCGAGCAGGTCGCCAAAAAGGGTCTGCTAGAGTCCGAAATAGACTGGGACACTGTTGTTGAGCCGGAGCTCCCCACCGCTACCGCCGCAGATGGGGACAGTTTTAAAGCTGCCCTAGCTGAACTGAGACAGGTCGCCGAAGAGATGAATACCTGCGAGCGGGCGCAAAAGGATATTGCCAACTGGTACAGGGATGTGCTAGTGAAAACAACCGGGGGCAGCTTCTCCATCAGCATTAGGGACGGTGTTTTTGAAATCAAAGAGGAGATACCCGCCTCCCCTGATTTCACGATGGTGCTGGCAGATCCCGCAACCCTCGTTAACGGGATTACCTACCGCGGCTCCTTAACCCAGGCGATCATGTCCAAAGACCTTTGGATCAGTAAAAATGCAGAATTCACCACCATTTTCAAGCTTGAGCGGATGGCTCGTTCCCTGGCCCGCAGCAAGAAGAGCTAG